A DNA window from Janibacter sp. A1S7 contains the following coding sequences:
- a CDS encoding proton-conducting transporter membrane subunit gives MTPTAAPPQIDVLVAGPVLAPAIGAVLVLALDALWPHRRTPAPVIGGLALLLGLGAAISLRLRVGADGALSTVCLPGDPALDVSAPNGADVGPCLLHVGQSGALLQALAAAAGIAVLALLLARPPGHETQEGPASASGPGVETALLLTTVTGAATVTVARDLGTWLVGLELATLPVVALAVLRGGRRDSGAMQLIMTSISSFGVAVLGAGLWVSATGSIRLGGGAARSAWQEDGPRALLTLALVLLLAALAFKLSLVPFHAWTPATYPRAGVAVTMLLASVSAIAAVGALIAVMEGAAGVRPDLVPVLGVLAVASMLVGAVLALRASDPLRLIAWSAVTQGGWVIAPLAAGDVDAAIGYLAVYVVAVTTVLAVVADLAPGGGRTLEDDRGLLRRRPVHAALLGLGLLTLAGLPPGVAGLLAKFVALRPLADAGLWWIALPAVLAAAIGFAVYLRWLALVLAPERVPREPEAVTRTRTTVAVVAGVVLLTATVLPVLLLGAGTR, from the coding sequence GTGACGCCGACCGCTGCGCCCCCGCAGATCGACGTCCTGGTCGCCGGGCCCGTCCTCGCCCCGGCGATCGGCGCCGTGCTCGTCCTCGCCCTCGACGCCCTCTGGCCCCACCGCCGGACCCCCGCCCCGGTGATCGGCGGGCTCGCCCTGCTCCTCGGGCTCGGTGCGGCGATCTCCCTTCGCCTGCGGGTCGGGGCCGATGGTGCTCTGAGCACGGTCTGCCTGCCGGGCGACCCCGCACTGGACGTCAGCGCGCCCAACGGGGCCGACGTCGGCCCCTGCCTGCTCCACGTCGGTCAGTCGGGTGCGCTCCTGCAGGCCTTGGCGGCGGCCGCGGGGATCGCCGTCCTCGCACTCCTGCTCGCGCGTCCGCCCGGCCACGAGACGCAAGAGGGCCCGGCATCCGCGTCCGGACCGGGCGTCGAGACCGCCCTGCTCCTGACCACCGTCACCGGCGCCGCCACCGTCACCGTCGCCCGCGACCTGGGGACCTGGCTCGTCGGTCTGGAGCTGGCCACGCTGCCGGTCGTCGCGCTCGCGGTCCTGCGCGGAGGCCGCCGGGACAGCGGTGCGATGCAGCTGATCATGACCTCGATCAGCTCCTTCGGCGTCGCCGTCCTCGGTGCCGGCCTCTGGGTGAGCGCCACCGGAAGCATCCGTCTCGGGGGAGGGGCGGCCCGGTCGGCCTGGCAGGAGGACGGCCCCCGGGCCCTGCTCACCCTCGCCCTGGTGCTGCTCCTGGCGGCGCTCGCCTTCAAGCTCTCGCTCGTGCCCTTCCACGCGTGGACCCCGGCCACCTATCCGCGCGCCGGTGTCGCTGTGACGATGCTCCTGGCGAGCGTCTCGGCGATCGCGGCCGTCGGGGCGCTCATCGCCGTCATGGAGGGGGCGGCCGGCGTCCGGCCCGACCTCGTCCCGGTGCTGGGTGTGCTGGCGGTGGCATCCATGCTCGTCGGTGCCGTCCTCGCGCTGCGGGCGAGTGACCCCCTTCGCCTCATCGCCTGGTCCGCGGTCACCCAGGGTGGCTGGGTGATCGCCCCGCTCGCCGCGGGCGACGTCGACGCGGCCATCGGGTACCTCGCCGTCTACGTCGTCGCCGTCACCACCGTCCTCGCCGTCGTCGCCGACCTCGCGCCGGGTGGCGGCCGCACGCTCGAGGACGACCGCGGGCTGCTGCGCCGTCGCCCCGTCCACGCCGCTCTCCTCGGGCTGGGGCTGCTCACCCTCGCCGGGCTGCCGCCGGGGGTGGCCGGCCTGCTCGCGAAGTTCGTCGCGCTGCGCCCCCTCGCCGACGCCGGTCTCTGGTGGATCGCCCTGCCGGCCGTCCTCGCCGCGGCGATCGGCTTCGCCGTCTACCTGCGCTGGCTGGCGCTGGTGCTCGCGCCCGAGCGGGTCCCGCGGGAGCCGGAGGCCGTCACCCGAACCCGCACGACGGTCGCCGTCGTCGCCGGCGTCGTGCTCCTGACTGCCACCGTCCTGCCGGTGCTGCTGCTGGGTGCGGGAACGAGATGA
- the htpX gene encoding zinc metalloprotease HtpX gives MHNHHFNGLKTAALFGGIFTLLLLVGYALGGSMFMWIFGLFGVGMTAYSYWNSDKLAIKAMRAQPADPMQFPAMYRIVQELSQKADQPMPRLYVSPTRAPNAFATGRNPEHAAVCCTEGILELLDERELRGVLGHELMHVYNRDILTSSVAGAIAGVISSVASIGLWFGGRDRNPIAAIAVALLAPVAAMVIQMAISRTREYDADEDGAALTGDPLALASALDKLQRGVAKAPLQPTQELQNTSHMMIANPFNAKDVSKLFSTHPPMDQRIERLQAMARGPRQS, from the coding sequence ATGCACAACCACCACTTCAACGGGCTGAAGACAGCAGCCCTCTTCGGCGGGATCTTCACGCTGCTCCTGCTCGTCGGCTACGCCCTCGGCGGCAGCATGTTCATGTGGATCTTCGGTCTCTTCGGGGTCGGGATGACCGCGTACTCGTACTGGAACTCGGACAAGCTGGCGATCAAGGCGATGCGGGCCCAGCCGGCCGACCCGATGCAGTTCCCGGCGATGTACCGGATCGTGCAGGAGCTGAGCCAGAAGGCGGACCAGCCGATGCCCCGCCTGTACGTCTCGCCGACGCGTGCGCCCAATGCCTTCGCCACCGGACGCAACCCCGAGCACGCGGCCGTGTGCTGCACCGAGGGGATCCTCGAGCTGCTCGACGAGCGGGAGCTGCGCGGTGTCCTGGGTCACGAGCTGATGCACGTGTACAACCGCGACATCCTCACCAGCTCGGTCGCCGGGGCCATCGCGGGCGTCATCTCCTCGGTCGCATCGATCGGCCTGTGGTTCGGTGGACGCGACCGCAACCCGATCGCCGCCATCGCCGTGGCCCTGCTCGCGCCCGTCGCGGCCATGGTCATCCAGATGGCGATCAGCCGCACCCGCGAGTACGACGCCGACGAGGACGGGGCCGCGCTGACCGGCGACCCGCTGGCCCTGGCCTCGGCGTTGGACAAGCTCCAGCGCGGAGTCGCCAAGGCGCCGCTGCAGCCCACCCAGGAGCTGCAGAACACCTCGCACATGATGATCGCCAACCCCTTCAACGCGAAGGACGTCTCCAAGCTCTTCTCCACCCACCCGCCGATGGACCAGCGGATCGAGCGTCTGCAGGCGATGGCGCGGGGGCCACGCCAGTCCTGA
- a CDS encoding (2Fe-2S)-binding protein, with the protein MSSHTFVLNGEKVTVDVEPGVRLLWVLRDVLGVTGPKYGCGINVCKACTSHVNGKAMNPCSVPVDQISPDDEITTIEGLADTVDADLHPMQEAWIEHDVAQCGYCQPGQIMAAVALVRAVREEGRAISESDLDGIRNICRCGTYTRIREAIRTGEQHM; encoded by the coding sequence ATGTCCAGTCACACCTTCGTCCTCAACGGCGAGAAGGTCACGGTCGATGTCGAGCCGGGCGTACGCCTGCTGTGGGTCCTGCGTGACGTCCTGGGCGTCACCGGCCCGAAGTACGGGTGCGGCATCAACGTCTGCAAGGCCTGCACGTCGCACGTCAACGGCAAGGCGATGAATCCCTGCTCGGTCCCGGTCGACCAGATCTCCCCGGACGACGAGATCACCACCATCGAGGGCCTGGCCGACACCGTCGACGCCGACCTGCACCCGATGCAGGAGGCGTGGATCGAGCACGACGTCGCTCAGTGCGGCTACTGCCAACCGGGTCAGATCATGGCCGCGGTCGCCCTCGTGCGCGCGGTCCGTGAGGAGGGCCGCGCGATCAGCGAGTCGGACCTCGACGGCATCCGCAACATCTGCCGCTGCGGCACCTACACGCGCATCCGCGAGGCGATCCGCACCGGCGAGCAGCACATGTGA
- a CDS encoding molybdopterin cofactor-binding domain-containing protein, whose translation MTDDHPTSQGERPGPNRRAFIGYVMAGATLATAADMGLGSESAEAAVPTPPQIPEVMDLNDLLTLAAQPTANLITVTIGKDGRASFALPRAEVGQGIVTSSAMMIAEELDLPVDRIDVTLATARPELVFNQLTGASNTTISTYTPIRVAAALAKQRLLEAAATVLGDTVDALTAKAGVITDSTGRSVDYGELSVTAAVAETVRASITLKKRSQHSVIGTPQGRTDARAAVTGTKTFAMDLDVPDALPTMVCRPPTHMGTPVRLRNKSAITAMPGVTDVAQVATGIAVRAKTFGQCIDAIIEMDVEWEGGKLAGEDDASVLANLKKAELPMAVPKVPLLATQVDAEFTFRFRSNSSLEPNCAIADVRSGSAEIWGSFKTPVTAQEEIAAELGLPISSVTVNVTEGGGSFGRKLFYDAALEASRISRAMGKPVKLMWHRADEPRQGRLHPMCTSRVRATHLLGEVLSFEQRHTSVQTDFGHGLGEIVTSRAAELPAGVGNLGLSETYFTLTQEIPYNFGVVTQLLSETDDRFATGSMRNVYSPDTRTASELVVDELARKMRRDPVAFRRTFLRSDRAKAALDKVAEVGRWGRDLPEGVAQGVAVHKEYKGVTACLVEIDTRPETVDRNIRAAVTGPRVTKAVFAVDAGLVINPMGLDAQMLGGFMDGMALALTSSCHFEDGHFLEASWDNYFYTRQWNVPPEITVEIMPSDEGQPGGAGEAGVAASFAAIACAYARATGTMPTEFPINHADPIAFEPKSFVPSVPQSPTNGLNYTY comes from the coding sequence ATGACCGACGACCATCCCACCAGCCAGGGAGAGCGCCCGGGCCCCAATCGCCGCGCCTTCATCGGCTACGTGATGGCCGGTGCCACGCTCGCCACGGCCGCCGACATGGGCCTGGGCAGCGAGTCCGCCGAGGCCGCCGTCCCCACGCCACCGCAGATTCCCGAGGTCATGGACCTCAACGACCTGCTGACCCTGGCGGCCCAGCCCACCGCGAACCTCATCACCGTCACGATCGGCAAGGACGGGCGAGCCTCCTTCGCCCTGCCGCGGGCCGAGGTCGGACAGGGCATCGTCACCTCGAGCGCGATGATGATCGCCGAGGAGCTGGACCTGCCGGTGGACAGGATCGACGTCACCCTGGCCACGGCCCGACCGGAGCTGGTGTTCAACCAGCTGACCGGCGCGTCGAACACGACGATCTCCACCTACACCCCGATCCGCGTCGCCGCGGCCCTGGCGAAGCAGCGCCTGCTGGAGGCCGCAGCGACGGTCCTCGGCGACACCGTCGACGCGCTGACGGCCAAGGCCGGCGTCATCACCGACAGCACCGGCCGCAGCGTCGACTACGGGGAGCTGTCGGTCACGGCCGCAGTGGCCGAGACGGTACGTGCCTCGATCACCCTCAAGAAGCGTTCCCAGCACTCGGTCATCGGGACACCGCAGGGCCGGACGGACGCCCGGGCAGCGGTGACCGGCACCAAGACCTTTGCGATGGATCTCGACGTACCCGACGCCCTTCCGACGATGGTCTGCCGACCGCCGACGCACATGGGCACGCCAGTTCGCCTGCGCAACAAGTCCGCGATCACGGCGATGCCCGGGGTGACCGACGTCGCCCAGGTCGCCACGGGTATCGCCGTGCGGGCCAAGACCTTCGGCCAGTGCATCGACGCCATCATCGAGATGGACGTGGAGTGGGAAGGGGGGAAGCTGGCCGGCGAGGACGACGCCTCGGTCCTGGCGAACCTCAAGAAGGCCGAGCTGCCGATGGCGGTGCCGAAGGTGCCGTTGCTGGCCACGCAGGTGGACGCCGAGTTCACCTTCCGCTTCCGCAGCAACTCCTCGCTCGAGCCGAACTGCGCCATCGCCGACGTGCGCTCGGGCTCGGCGGAGATCTGGGGCTCGTTCAAGACGCCGGTCACCGCCCAGGAGGAGATCGCCGCCGAGCTCGGTCTGCCGATCTCCTCGGTCACGGTCAACGTCACCGAGGGAGGTGGGTCCTTCGGTCGCAAGCTCTTCTACGACGCGGCCCTGGAGGCCTCCCGGATCTCCCGGGCGATGGGCAAGCCGGTGAAGCTGATGTGGCACCGGGCCGACGAGCCGCGCCAGGGCCGGTTGCACCCGATGTGCACCTCACGGGTGCGGGCCACCCATCTGCTGGGCGAGGTGCTCTCGTTCGAGCAGCGCCACACCAGCGTCCAGACCGACTTCGGCCACGGGCTCGGTGAGATCGTCACCTCCCGGGCGGCCGAGCTGCCCGCCGGCGTCGGCAACCTCGGGCTGTCGGAGACGTACTTCACCCTCACCCAGGAGATCCCCTACAACTTCGGCGTCGTCACCCAGTTGCTCAGCGAGACCGATGACCGATTCGCCACCGGCAGCATGCGCAACGTGTACTCCCCCGACACACGCACCGCCAGTGAGCTGGTCGTCGACGAGCTCGCGCGGAAGATGCGCCGGGATCCGGTCGCCTTCCGACGGACGTTCCTGCGCAGCGACCGCGCGAAGGCCGCCCTGGACAAGGTCGCCGAGGTCGGCCGCTGGGGTCGGGACCTGCCCGAGGGCGTCGCCCAGGGCGTGGCGGTCCACAAGGAGTACAAGGGCGTGACCGCGTGCCTGGTCGAGATCGACACGCGACCCGAGACGGTCGACCGGAACATCCGTGCAGCCGTCACCGGACCGCGTGTCACCAAGGCCGTGTTCGCCGTCGATGCCGGGCTGGTGATCAACCCCATGGGTCTGGACGCGCAGATGCTCGGTGGGTTCATGGACGGCATGGCTCTGGCCCTGACCTCGAGCTGCCACTTCGAGGACGGACACTTCCTCGAGGCGAGCTGGGACAACTACTTCTACACGCGGCAGTGGAACGTCCCGCCGGAGATCACGGTCGAGATCATGCCTTCGGACGAGGGCCAGCCCGGTGGCGCCGGTGAGGCCGGGGTCGCGGCGAGCTTCGCGGCCATCGCCTGCGCGTACGCACGGGCCACCGGGACGATGCCGACCGAGTTCCCGATCAACCATGCCGACCCGATCGCCTTCGAGCCGAAGTCCTTCGTGCCCTCGGTTCCGCAGTCGCCGACCAACGGCCTGAACTACACCTACTGA
- a CDS encoding PucR family transcriptional regulator, with product MSTQTRDRGLLPLLLARARAHRVEPITTRLVASISRENAAYDTSGVVPDQDLWRSCHDNVERVLDMLVLAVLPDGSLASVEDMEPLFDAARATGRRRAEQGLPLDDVLRSYRIGGRLIWEDLVAYADPPLDPESFRDLGVWLWASVDTSSAEVARCYRATEQRLLRADAQRMAALWEGLLGGRARDQAFAQEASRAMDLPAESPLLLVLVPGSTPEEAALAVDPVVRQHGLSTSWQARAGGDVVGLLALPAGTDHRSLVGALGRLTGVDGGVSSLCHRLADVDVAFEQARMAAEGLEQGVGILSYDERLVPALLLSSPQIAGQLVDHWLGPLLALPRTEGEELLDTLDAWVSAGGSTSRAAAALPCHRNTVLNRLTRVSALLGRRLANEPPPMGLALALHARAIGLG from the coding sequence ATGAGCACCCAGACCCGCGATCGCGGACTGCTGCCGCTGCTGCTGGCCCGCGCCCGTGCCCACCGGGTGGAGCCCATCACCACGCGGCTGGTCGCCTCCATCTCCCGGGAGAACGCCGCGTACGACACGAGCGGAGTCGTGCCCGACCAGGACCTGTGGCGATCGTGCCACGACAACGTCGAACGCGTCCTCGACATGCTCGTCCTCGCGGTCCTGCCCGACGGCAGCCTCGCCTCGGTCGAGGACATGGAGCCCCTCTTCGACGCCGCGCGGGCCACCGGACGGCGACGGGCCGAGCAGGGCCTGCCCCTCGACGACGTGCTCCGCTCGTACCGCATCGGCGGACGACTGATCTGGGAGGACCTCGTCGCGTATGCCGACCCGCCGCTGGATCCCGAGAGCTTCCGGGACCTGGGGGTGTGGCTGTGGGCCAGTGTCGACACGTCCTCCGCCGAGGTGGCGCGCTGCTACCGCGCGACCGAGCAGCGACTCCTGCGCGCCGATGCCCAGCGGATGGCAGCGCTGTGGGAGGGGTTGCTCGGCGGCCGAGCCCGTGATCAGGCCTTCGCCCAGGAGGCATCCCGTGCGATGGATCTGCCGGCCGAATCCCCTCTCCTGCTCGTGCTGGTGCCCGGGAGCACCCCGGAGGAAGCAGCTCTTGCCGTCGATCCCGTCGTGCGACAGCACGGACTGTCGACGTCGTGGCAGGCACGGGCCGGTGGCGACGTCGTCGGCCTGCTTGCCCTGCCCGCGGGGACCGACCACCGGTCCTTGGTCGGCGCGTTGGGCCGGCTGACGGGGGTGGACGGTGGGGTCTCGAGCCTGTGCCACCGCCTCGCCGACGTCGACGTGGCCTTCGAGCAGGCCAGGATGGCCGCCGAGGGTCTGGAGCAGGGGGTGGGCATCCTCTCCTACGACGAGCGCCTCGTCCCCGCCCTGCTCCTGAGCTCCCCGCAGATCGCCGGCCAGCTGGTGGACCACTGGCTCGGCCCCCTTCTCGCCCTGCCCCGGACCGAGGGTGAGGAACTGCTCGACACCCTCGATGCCTGGGTGTCCGCCGGTGGATCCACCAGCCGGGCAGCTGCCGCGCTGCCGTGCCACCGCAACACCGTGCTCAATCGGCTGACGCGGGTCTCGGCGCTCCTCGGCCGCCGCCTCGCGAACGAGCCGCCACCCATGGGTCTGGCGCTGGCCCTGCACGCCCGTGCGATCGGCCTCGGCTGA